In Halosegnis marinus, one genomic interval encodes:
- the glpK gene encoding glycerol kinase GlpK gives MEYVAAVDQGTTGTRCLLFDRAGRVAGEAYETHEQHYPKPGWVEHDPAELWTNTKAVVAEALAAADAAATDLAALGLTNQRETTVLWDAETGEPVGNALVWQDRRTTERVEELEREGKAEWIRERTGLEPDAYFSATKAEWLLDADPVRTDRGATRDRRERAADGDLLLGTVDSWLVWKLTGEHATDATNASRTMLFDIRALEWNDDLLAEFGVPEAALPEVHASSDPEAYGTTDRDGFLGAEVPVAGVLGDQQAALFGQTCFEAGEAKNTYGTGSFLLANTGTEPVASDHGLVTTVAFQRAGEPPKYALEGSIFVTGAAVEWLEDVSLVDSPAETETLARSVDSTDGVYVVPAFTGLGAPHWDGRARGTILGITRGTRREHIVRATLESVAYQTRDVLEAMEADSGEEIESLRVDGGAVRNDFLCELQAGILGREVVRPALDETTALGAAYAAGLAVGYWEGLAALREQWRVDRSFAPAMDGDRADARYDRWGEAVERARDWARDEA, from the coding sequence GCGGTCGACCAGGGGACGACGGGGACGCGGTGTCTGTTGTTCGACCGGGCCGGTCGGGTCGCGGGCGAGGCCTACGAGACGCACGAACAGCACTACCCGAAGCCGGGCTGGGTCGAACACGACCCCGCCGAACTGTGGACGAACACGAAGGCGGTCGTCGCGGAGGCGCTGGCGGCGGCCGACGCCGCGGCGACCGACCTCGCGGCGCTCGGACTCACGAACCAGCGCGAGACGACCGTGCTGTGGGACGCGGAGACGGGCGAGCCGGTAGGCAACGCGCTCGTCTGGCAGGACCGCCGGACGACGGAGCGCGTGGAGGAGCTCGAACGCGAGGGCAAGGCCGAGTGGATACGCGAGCGGACGGGCCTCGAACCGGACGCCTACTTCTCAGCGACGAAGGCCGAGTGGCTGCTCGACGCCGACCCCGTCCGGACCGACCGGGGCGCGACGCGCGACCGTCGCGAGCGGGCGGCCGACGGCGACCTGCTGCTCGGTACCGTGGACTCGTGGCTCGTCTGGAAACTCACCGGCGAGCACGCGACGGACGCCACGAACGCCTCGCGGACGATGCTGTTCGATATCCGCGCGCTGGAGTGGAACGACGACTTGCTCGCGGAGTTCGGGGTTCCCGAGGCCGCGCTCCCCGAGGTCCACGCCTCCAGCGACCCCGAGGCCTACGGGACGACCGACCGCGACGGGTTCCTCGGCGCCGAGGTGCCCGTCGCCGGCGTGCTCGGCGACCAGCAGGCCGCGCTGTTCGGCCAGACCTGTTTCGAGGCGGGCGAGGCGAAGAACACCTACGGCACCGGGTCGTTCCTGCTCGCCAACACGGGGACCGAGCCGGTGGCGAGCGACCACGGCCTCGTCACGACGGTCGCGTTCCAGCGGGCCGGGGAGCCGCCGAAGTACGCGCTCGAAGGGTCGATATTCGTCACCGGCGCCGCGGTGGAGTGGCTGGAGGACGTGTCGCTCGTGGACTCGCCCGCGGAGACGGAGACGCTCGCGCGCTCGGTCGATTCCACGGACGGCGTGTACGTCGTCCCGGCGTTCACGGGGCTGGGCGCGCCCCACTGGGACGGCCGCGCCCGCGGGACGATACTCGGCATCACGCGGGGGACCCGGCGCGAACACATCGTCCGCGCGACGCTCGAGTCCGTCGCTTACCAGACGCGGGACGTGCTCGAGGCGATGGAGGCGGACTCGGGCGAGGAGATAGAGTCGCTCCGGGTGGACGGCGGCGCCGTGCGGAACGACTTCCTCTGTGAACTGCAAGCCGGCATCCTCGGGCGCGAGGTGGTGCGACCCGCCCTCGACGAGACGACGGCGCTCGGGGCGGCCTACGCGGCCGGCCTCGCGGTCGGCTACTGGGAGGGCCTCGCGGCGCTCCGCGAGCAGTGGCGCGTGGACCGCTCGTTCGCGCCGGCG